The segment CGCGTCGCCGATCTGAAGTCGATGGGCACCGAGCCGACATGGAAACTCTACGCCACCTTCGACAACATCGGCGGCCTGAAAGTCAGTTCGCCGGTTAAAATTGGTGGCGTCGTGATTGGCCGGGTGACAGAGATCGAACTGGAGCCGAAAACGCTGCTGCCACGGGTCACGATGAACATCAGCGATCAGTATGCCAATAAAATTTCCGACACCAGCTCGCTGGCGATCCGTACTCAGGGCCTGCTGGGTGAGCAGTTCCTGTCGCTCAACTTAGGATTTGACGATCCTGAGCTGGGTTCGGCGATGCTGAAAGATGGCGATACGCTGCGCGATACGAAATCAGCCATGGTGCTTGAAGATTTGATCGGCCAGTTCCTTTATAAGAGCGGCGATAACAAGCAAAACAGCGATAACAAGGATGCGCAGGAAGGCAGCAGTGCTGCACCTGCGGCACCCACCCAACCTTAAAGAAGAGGGTATACCATGTTTAAACGTTTACTGATGATTGCCATGCTGGTGGTGGCCGTGCCGCTGACGGCAACCGCCGCCGACCAGAGCAATCCTTACAAACTGATGAACCAGGCGGCGGAGAAGACGTTTACCCGCCTGAAAAACGAGCAGCCAAAGATTAAGCAGAATCCTGACTATCTGCGTGAGATTGTGCGTCAGGAACTGCTGCCTTATGTGCAGATCAAATATGCCGGCGCGTTAGTGCTGGGTCGCTACTATCGCGATTCGACGCCGGCTCAGCGCGAAGCCTACTTCAGCGCCTTTGCTGATTATCTGGCACAGGCTTATGGCCAGGCCCTGGCTCTTTATAACGGTCAGAGCTACCAGGTGCAGCCTGAACAGCCGCTGGGCGATGCTAACATTGTCGCCATCCGCGTCTCCATCATCGATCCTAATGGCCGTCCACCGGTTCGTCTCGACTTCCAGTGGCGTAAAAACAGCCAGAGCGGCAACTGGCAGGCTTATGACATGATCGCCGAAGGTGTCAGCATGATCACCACCAAGCAGAATGAGTGGAGCGACCTGCTACGCACCAAAGGTATCGATGGTCTGACGGCGCAGCTGAAATCCTCCGCCGCTCAGCACATTACGCTGGATAAACAACAATAATGCACGAATCGTTACGCTGGGAGCGGCAAGCCAGCACGCTATTGCTGAAAGGCGAACTGGATCGCGACACGCTGATGAGCCTCTGGCAGCAGCGTGAAACGTTAATCAGGGATGTCGATACCATTGACGTTGCGGCGCTGGAGCGTGTTGACTCTTCCGGGCTGGCTCTGCTGGTGCACCTGCGGGAAATTGCGCGTGCACAG is part of the Pantoea sp. Ep11b genome and harbors:
- the mlaD gene encoding outer membrane lipid asymmetry maintenance protein MlaD, with the protein product MQSKKSEIWVGIFMIMALIAALFLCLRVADLKSMGTEPTWKLYATFDNIGGLKVSSPVKIGGVVIGRVTEIELEPKTLLPRVTMNISDQYANKISDTSSLAIRTQGLLGEQFLSLNLGFDDPELGSAMLKDGDTLRDTKSAMVLEDLIGQFLYKSGDNKQNSDNKDAQEGSSAAPAAPTQP
- the mlaC gene encoding phospholipid-binding protein MlaC; amino-acid sequence: MFKRLLMIAMLVVAVPLTATAADQSNPYKLMNQAAEKTFTRLKNEQPKIKQNPDYLREIVRQELLPYVQIKYAGALVLGRYYRDSTPAQREAYFSAFADYLAQAYGQALALYNGQSYQVQPEQPLGDANIVAIRVSIIDPNGRPPVRLDFQWRKNSQSGNWQAYDMIAEGVSMITTKQNEWSDLLRTKGIDGLTAQLKSSAAQHITLDKQQ
- the mlaB gene encoding lipid asymmetry maintenance protein MlaB is translated as MHESLRWERQASTLLLKGELDRDTLMSLWQQRETLIRDVDTIDVAALERVDSSGLALLVHLREIARAQGMTPSFTGISDKLQSLITLYNLQQIIVSADKSA